From Desulfonauticus submarinus, the proteins below share one genomic window:
- a CDS encoding 4Fe-4S binding protein: MIYPDWKSLALGTTITSPGNASELKTGDWRTELPILDEEKCVKCGLCAIYCPEFCIHQDEDGFFRADLYYCKGCGICANECPKKALTMELEEK, from the coding sequence ATGATCTATCCTGATTGGAAGTCATTGGCCCTTGGAACAACTATAACCAGTCCTGGAAATGCCTCAGAACTAAAAACAGGTGATTGGAGGACAGAGCTGCCTATTTTAGATGAAGAAAAATGTGTTAAATGTGGTTTGTGTGCTATATATTGTCCTGAATTTTGTATTCATCAAGACGAAGATGGTTTTTTTAGGGCTGATTTATATTATTGTAAGGGGTGTGGTATTTGTGCAAATGAGTGTCCTAAAAAGGCGTTAACTATGGAATTGGAGGAAAAATAA
- the porB gene encoding pyruvate synthase subunit PorB codes for MTREIKFEKITAKNIPTESLIASGHRACQGCGEILAMGMVMKAAGPNTIVANATGCMEIVTSPFPQTAWKTPWIHVAFENTAAVASGIEAALKVLEKKGKLKNRPNVIAFAGDGATADIGLQSLSGALERGHNFLYVCLDNEAYMNTGIQRSSSTPFGAATTTSPPGKKSKGQYTWKKNVAMIAAAHDIPYVATASPAYHLDLMNKVRKALAVEGPAYIQIYSPCPTGWRSRPDQSITIAKLAVQTGVFPLFEVEYGKFKLSQPRKELKPVEEYLNLQRRFRHLKEDDIAFIQEKVKENFEKLKKLCELE; via the coding sequence ATGACTAGAGAAATAAAATTTGAGAAAATAACGGCAAAAAATATTCCAACTGAATCTTTAATTGCTTCTGGTCATAGAGCTTGCCAGGGGTGTGGTGAAATTTTAGCCATGGGAATGGTAATGAAAGCAGCAGGACCAAATACTATTGTGGCTAATGCAACAGGGTGTATGGAGATTGTTACCTCTCCTTTCCCTCAAACAGCTTGGAAAACTCCTTGGATTCATGTGGCTTTTGAAAATACTGCTGCTGTAGCCTCAGGAATAGAAGCTGCTTTAAAAGTTTTGGAAAAGAAGGGAAAGCTTAAAAATCGTCCTAATGTAATTGCTTTTGCTGGTGATGGGGCAACTGCTGATATTGGGTTACAATCTTTGTCAGGGGCATTAGAAAGAGGACATAATTTTTTATATGTATGTTTAGATAACGAAGCATATATGAATACAGGAATTCAGCGTTCCAGTTCAACCCCTTTTGGTGCTGCTACTACTACTTCTCCTCCAGGAAAAAAAAGTAAGGGGCAATATACTTGGAAAAAAAATGTAGCTATGATTGCTGCTGCTCATGATATTCCTTATGTAGCGACAGCAAGTCCTGCTTATCATTTAGACTTAATGAATAAGGTTAGAAAAGCTCTTGCTGTAGAGGGACCAGCATATATTCAAATTTATTCTCCTTGTCCCACTGGTTGGAGAAGTAGACCAGATCAAAGTATTACTATCGCTAAATTAGCTGTGCAAACAGGAGTTTTTCCTTTATTTGAAGTAGAGTATGGAAAATTTAAGCTTTCTCAACCCAGGAAAGAGTTAAAACCAGTTGAGGAATATCTTAACCTTCAACGCAGATTTAGGCATCTTAAAGAAGACGATATTGCTTTTATTCAAGAGAAGGTAAAAGAAAATTTTGAGAAGTTAAAAAAATTGTGTGAACTAGAGTAG
- a CDS encoding acyl-CoA dehydratase activase: MAVAGIDIGSRSIEIVVLKKDKVIFQNKLPTTFNPLDQLKKIIKGIKFKLIVTTGYGRELINKIPLTCPIYTITEIKAYALGVYHLYPNAKTILDIGGQDTKAISLASNGKVKNFEMNDRCAAGTGKFLEFTASIFQIPIQKFGHYALKGKIALPINSMCTVFAETEAVSLMAKGEAPENIALGLHKSIVKRSINMLKRVGLKTPLIFAGGVANNPCVVHLLKTELDISPIIPPNPDTIGALGAALWGRSRFNRTQKNSLNLKKS, from the coding sequence ATGGCAGTAGCTGGTATAGATATAGGCTCTCGATCGATAGAAATTGTAGTTTTAAAAAAAGATAAGGTTATTTTTCAAAACAAACTGCCTACAACCTTTAACCCATTAGATCAATTGAAAAAAATAATTAAAGGAATAAAATTTAAACTAATAGTAACTACTGGATATGGAAGAGAGCTAATAAATAAAATCCCTTTAACATGTCCTATTTATACTATTACTGAAATTAAGGCCTATGCTTTAGGAGTGTACCACCTATACCCTAACGCCAAAACAATCCTAGATATAGGAGGCCAAGATACAAAGGCTATTTCTTTAGCGTCCAATGGAAAAGTAAAAAATTTTGAAATGAATGACCGTTGTGCTGCTGGAACAGGAAAATTCTTAGAATTCACAGCAAGTATATTTCAAATACCTATCCAAAAATTTGGTCATTATGCATTAAAGGGTAAAATAGCTTTACCTATAAATAGTATGTGTACGGTCTTTGCAGAAACAGAAGCTGTATCCCTTATGGCAAAAGGTGAAGCTCCTGAGAATATTGCCCTTGGCTTACACAAATCGATTGTAAAAAGATCTATTAATATGCTAAAAAGAGTTGGTTTGAAAACTCCTTTAATTTTTGCAGGAGGAGTAGCCAATAACCCCTGCGTAGTGCATTTGCTAAAAACAGAGCTAGATATCTCCCCCATAATTCCCCCAAATCCTGACACAATAGGAGCACTTGGAGCGGCATTATGGGGGAGATCCCGTTTCAATAGAACTCAAAAAAATAGTTTAAATTTAAAAAAATCTTAA
- the porA gene encoding pyruvate ferredoxin oxidoreductase, translating into MTKRIGTEVSLAVAEAVKLANVDVIAAYPITPQTHIVEELSQIVANGELEAAFIPVESEHSAMSAAVGASATGARVYTATSSQGLALMHEILFIASSLRLPIVMTIANRSLSGPISIWNDHSDIMAERDIGWIQLFGENGQEIFDLTIIAFKIAEDKRVLLPVGVNMDGFILTHMIEPIEIESQEDINKFLPPYKPQLKLDVDQPVTMGPVGVPEIYAEAKKQQEMALLGSKSIVKQVFTEWEEMFGRKYKVIEENGPKEADTVFITMGSLGETVMSALNELNTDGVKARQVRIRLWRPFPEEEFLEAIAGAKKIIVIDRAVSFGAHHGPVASEVKATLYKQSSRPEIYNFICGLGGRDVTRDEFKQMYELAQTGKYKDEYLIWGVREDD; encoded by the coding sequence ATGACTAAAAGAATAGGAACAGAAGTATCTTTAGCTGTGGCAGAGGCTGTAAAATTGGCCAATGTAGATGTTATTGCAGCTTATCCTATTACTCCTCAAACGCATATTGTGGAAGAGCTTTCTCAGATTGTAGCAAATGGGGAACTTGAAGCAGCTTTTATTCCTGTTGAATCAGAACACTCTGCCATGAGTGCTGCAGTAGGGGCTTCGGCTACGGGAGCAAGGGTCTATACAGCTACCTCCTCTCAGGGGCTAGCTTTGATGCATGAAATTTTATTTATTGCTTCAAGTTTAAGATTACCTATAGTTATGACTATTGCTAACCGTTCTTTATCTGGTCCTATTTCTATCTGGAATGATCATTCTGATATTATGGCAGAAAGAGATATAGGATGGATTCAATTGTTTGGAGAAAATGGACAAGAAATATTTGATTTAACTATAATAGCGTTTAAGATTGCTGAAGACAAGAGAGTATTGCTCCCTGTTGGTGTAAATATGGATGGTTTTATTTTAACCCATATGATTGAGCCTATAGAGATAGAATCTCAGGAGGATATAAATAAATTTTTGCCTCCTTATAAGCCACAGTTAAAACTTGATGTGGATCAGCCTGTTACTATGGGGCCTGTGGGAGTTCCAGAAATTTATGCTGAAGCTAAAAAACAACAAGAAATGGCTTTACTGGGTAGTAAAAGTATTGTGAAGCAGGTTTTTACAGAGTGGGAAGAAATGTTTGGTAGAAAGTATAAAGTTATAGAAGAAAATGGGCCTAAAGAAGCAGATACAGTTTTTATTACCATGGGGTCGTTGGGTGAAACAGTTATGTCTGCTTTAAATGAGTTAAATACAGATGGGGTAAAAGCTAGGCAAGTGAGAATTAGGTTATGGCGTCCATTTCCTGAGGAAGAATTTTTAGAGGCAATTGCTGGCGCTAAAAAGATTATAGTTATAGATAGAGCTGTTTCCTTTGGTGCTCATCACGGACCTGTGGCGAGTGAAGTAAAAGCTACTTTATATAAACAGAGTTCTAGACCTGAAATTTATAATTTTATTTGTGGTCTTGGTGGGAGAGATGTTACTAGAGATGAATTTAAACAAATGTATGAGTTAGCGCAAACAGGTAAATATAAAGACGAATATTTAATTTGGGGAGTAAGAGAAGATGACTAG
- a CDS encoding HAD family hydrolase, with the protein MFKVNIPGHGLLLLEHLVLDFNGTLAIDGKVKTDVINSLSTLSKYFHIHILTADTHNNVKQYFSNTDYKIQIISSHEQVKAKLNFIHQLDPNKCVAIGNGYNDYLMLQKAKLGIAVCQEEGLYSKTLLAADIIVPHILDAFHLFIHPLRLIATLRN; encoded by the coding sequence ATGTTTAAAGTAAATATACCAGGGCATGGTCTACTATTATTAGAGCATCTTGTCTTAGATTTTAATGGAACTCTAGCCATTGATGGTAAAGTAAAAACTGATGTTATAAATAGTTTATCCACTCTCTCAAAATATTTCCATATTCATATTTTAACAGCAGACACTCATAATAATGTAAAGCAATATTTTAGTAATACAGATTATAAAATCCAAATTATTTCTTCTCACGAACAAGTCAAAGCAAAACTAAATTTTATTCACCAGCTAGATCCTAATAAATGTGTAGCTATAGGTAATGGATATAATGATTATCTTATGCTTCAAAAGGCTAAACTAGGTATTGCGGTCTGCCAAGAAGAAGGGTTGTATTCAAAAACATTATTAGCAGCAGACATAATAGTACCCCACATTTTAGATGCCTTTCATTTATTTATTCATCCTCTTCGTCTTATAGCTACTTTACGAAACTAA
- a CDS encoding molybdate ABC transporter substrate-binding protein, translating to MSLPIIPDQRKDDLHNLHLLDKADFILFLAGNQFMLAKELITNFQKKYPEIKNIFYETLPPKLELQQILANGAKFQNKIIPGNPDVYTSVSIENMQILEKENLIFKDYFIYAHNKLSLMVPKGNPKKIKSVYDLARTDITISQPNPEIEDIAQYTINMYHQAGGKNLVKTIMKEKVKEGKTIFTTVHHRETPNKILKGEVDVGPVWHTEILNAQQQGLEIEGVEIPSPLNQETEVNYYACLLKKAKNIENGKRFLTFLKSDVVKNIYTKYGFIPE from the coding sequence ATGAGTTTACCTATAATACCAGATCAAAGAAAAGACGATCTTCATAATCTACATCTTTTAGATAAAGCAGACTTTATTCTATTTTTAGCTGGTAATCAATTTATGCTAGCTAAAGAACTTATAACTAATTTTCAAAAAAAATATCCTGAAATAAAAAATATTTTTTATGAAACCCTTCCTCCTAAACTAGAGTTACAACAAATTCTAGCTAATGGAGCTAAGTTTCAAAATAAAATAATTCCTGGAAACCCAGATGTATATACCTCTGTATCTATTGAAAATATGCAAATTTTAGAAAAAGAAAATCTAATTTTCAAAGACTATTTCATTTATGCACATAATAAACTAAGCCTTATGGTACCAAAGGGAAATCCTAAAAAAATTAAATCTGTATATGATCTAGCCAGAACAGATATTACTATATCTCAACCAAATCCAGAAATAGAAGATATCGCTCAATATACCATTAATATGTACCACCAAGCAGGAGGAAAAAATTTAGTCAAAACGATTATGAAGGAAAAGGTAAAAGAAGGAAAAACTATTTTTACTACAGTTCACCATAGAGAAACCCCAAATAAAATTTTAAAAGGAGAGGTAGATGTAGGTCCTGTATGGCATACAGAAATTTTAAACGCCCAACAACAAGGATTAGAAATAGAAGGAGTAGAAATACCTTCTCCTTTAAATCAAGAAACAGAAGTAAATTATTACGCATGTCTTTTAAAAAAAGCTAAAAATATCGAAAATGGCAAAAGATTTTTAACATTTCTAAAATCAGATGTAGTAAAAAATATTTATACCAAGTATGGATTCATACCTGAATAA
- the tilS gene encoding tRNA lysidine(34) synthetase TilS, whose translation MERFLKRYHVDFIGKKILVALSGGPDSTALAVILSLLKKRCSLNIEALYLNHGLREEAFQEELFIQNFAERWKFEPHILRTNIGLLAKKTHRGIEETGRNIRYFILKQFAQKRHCDLIALGHHLNDLAEDVLIRMLRGASWPALGGMDVYLKEDKIVRPLLFLSKDEIKSFLKMLNQNFCIDKSNFQLDTLRNRVRHTILPLFCKENPSFLKNIFRLWQAAKIDRHDWQAKIEKLKPKIFENKIEINRKELELFLPGERMRIFSQCLKQLGPGQVLFDNVMKLEELFSTRKVGKRVEFPGNKMVLLNNETVSFLKG comes from the coding sequence GTGGAACGCTTTTTAAAGCGTTATCATGTTGATTTTATAGGTAAAAAAATATTAGTTGCTCTTTCAGGAGGTCCAGATTCAACAGCTTTGGCAGTTATTTTGTCTCTTTTAAAAAAGCGTTGCTCTTTAAATATAGAAGCATTGTATCTAAATCATGGTCTTAGAGAAGAAGCATTTCAGGAAGAATTATTTATTCAAAATTTTGCAGAAAGGTGGAAGTTTGAGCCCCATATTCTTAGGACAAATATAGGTCTTCTAGCTAAAAAAACGCACAGAGGTATAGAAGAGACGGGTAGAAATATTCGTTATTTTATTTTAAAGCAGTTTGCCCAAAAAAGACATTGCGACTTAATTGCTCTAGGTCATCATTTAAATGATTTGGCAGAAGATGTATTAATACGGATGTTAAGAGGTGCTAGTTGGCCTGCCTTAGGAGGAATGGATGTTTATTTAAAAGAAGATAAAATAGTGAGGCCGTTACTTTTTTTATCTAAAGATGAAATTAAATCTTTTTTAAAGATGTTAAATCAGAATTTTTGTATAGACAAAAGTAATTTTCAACTGGATACTTTACGTAATAGAGTTAGACATACGATTCTACCGTTATTTTGTAAAGAAAACCCTTCTTTTTTAAAAAATATTTTTAGATTGTGGCAGGCAGCAAAAATTGATAGACACGACTGGCAAGCAAAAATTGAAAAGTTGAAACCAAAAATTTTTGAAAATAAAATAGAGATAAATAGAAAGGAGTTAGAGTTATTTTTACCAGGAGAAAGAATGCGTATTTTTTCTCAGTGCTTAAAACAACTTGGTCCTGGGCAAGTATTGTTTGATAATGTAATGAAGTTAGAAGAACTTTTCTCTACTCGTAAAGTAGGAAAGCGAGTTGAGTTTCCTGGTAACAAAATGGTTTTATTAAACAACGAGACCGTGAGCTTTTTAAAAGGTTAG
- a CDS encoding double-cubane-cluster-containing anaerobic reductase: MNDQYAAMWEKLNLDLEAHDALLEVLGKFYNDIYLSQEKRLRGMEYLDFVLAEIHGLRIKELKEAKENGQKIIGTFCIFVPEELTLAANAIQVGLCAGAEAGKEKAEKLIPRNTCALIKSFIGFKLARLCPFTESCDLIIGETTCDGKKKAYEVFSQYVPMYIMEVPQQKYLSDRELWKNEVLKYKNKLEHITKNKITPDKLKKAIKIVNEKRKALQRLNKLRKAIPTPISGRDVLLINQISFYDDPLRFTKKINELCNELEEKIKKQEGIVSQDTPRILLSGCPMAVPNWKLPYIIESSGAIIVGEESCIGTRNTRDLVDESAETLDEMIDAIVDRYLKIDCACFTPNLERIEHIISLAKELKIDGVIHYNLLFCQPYAHESIKIENILREKNIPILSIETDYSMEDVEQLKTRVEAFIEMITP, from the coding sequence ATGAATGATCAATACGCTGCCATGTGGGAAAAGCTTAATTTAGACTTAGAGGCCCACGATGCTTTATTAGAAGTTCTGGGAAAATTTTATAATGATATTTATCTTTCCCAAGAAAAAAGGCTTAGGGGTATGGAATATTTGGATTTTGTCCTTGCAGAAATACATGGATTACGAATAAAAGAATTAAAAGAAGCAAAAGAAAATGGACAAAAAATTATAGGAACCTTTTGTATTTTTGTCCCAGAAGAACTCACATTGGCAGCCAATGCTATTCAGGTTGGTTTATGTGCTGGAGCAGAAGCAGGTAAAGAAAAGGCTGAAAAACTTATCCCTAGAAACACCTGTGCTCTTATAAAATCATTTATAGGCTTCAAGCTAGCCAGATTATGTCCATTTACTGAGTCATGCGATTTAATAATAGGTGAAACCACATGTGATGGCAAAAAAAAGGCATATGAGGTATTTTCCCAATATGTACCAATGTATATTATGGAGGTACCTCAACAAAAATACCTTAGCGATCGGGAACTATGGAAAAATGAGGTGCTAAAATATAAAAATAAGTTAGAGCATATTACAAAAAACAAAATAACTCCTGACAAGCTCAAAAAAGCCATTAAAATAGTTAACGAGAAAAGAAAAGCATTACAGCGCCTTAATAAACTGAGAAAAGCTATCCCAACTCCTATTTCTGGTAGAGATGTGCTACTAATTAATCAAATTAGTTTTTACGATGATCCCCTTCGTTTTACTAAAAAAATAAATGAACTTTGTAATGAGTTAGAAGAAAAAATAAAAAAACAAGAAGGAATAGTATCTCAAGACACTCCCCGCATTCTCCTTTCTGGCTGTCCTATGGCCGTACCCAACTGGAAGCTACCTTATATAATAGAAAGTTCAGGAGCAATAATTGTGGGAGAAGAGTCTTGTATTGGCACTAGAAACACAAGAGATTTGGTAGATGAATCTGCTGAAACTTTAGATGAAATGATAGATGCTATTGTAGATAGATACCTTAAGATAGATTGCGCCTGTTTTACACCTAATCTAGAACGTATAGAGCATATTATTTCTCTAGCTAAGGAACTCAAAATAGATGGCGTTATTCACTATAATCTTCTTTTTTGTCAACCCTATGCTCACGAAAGCATTAAGATAGAAAATATTTTACGTGAAAAGAATATTCCTATTCTTTCTATTGAAACTGACTATAGTATGGAAGATGTTGAACAATTAAAAACAAGAGTAGAAGCATTTATAGAAATGATTACTCCTTAA